One genomic segment of Panicum virgatum strain AP13 chromosome 2N, P.virgatum_v5, whole genome shotgun sequence includes these proteins:
- the LOC120658086 gene encoding palmitoyl-acyl carrier protein thioesterase, chloroplastic-like isoform X1, producing MATMPAPQAATRVVASGGRRLVFGKPEKAKGGRLLVRSCDDGGGGGGRNGRRVGVSVEAVNGAVKLNGAAVVADVRPSVDGGGGDAFRLGKFVEGRLVYRQQFVIRSYEIGPDRTATMETIMNLLQETALNHVMCSGLAGDGFGATRQMSLRKLIWVVTRINIQVDKYSRWGDVVEIDTWVASSGKNGMRRDWIIRDRDTKNMIAGATSNWVMMNRETRRLSKIPEEVRQEVLPFYLDRSIIITAADADAGGRKIEKLTDSTAEHIRSGLAPRWSDMDVNQHVNNVKYIGWILESVPLDVLEDYHLTSITLDYRRECHQSQLLESLTSMTTTTAEPPLPAASSRCSADLHSTHLIRQQDDGAEIVRARAEWRGKEHRGAMMNQP from the exons ATGGCGACGATGCCGGCGCCGCAAGCCGCAACGCGCGTCGTCgcctccggcggccggcggctcgtGTTCGGCAAGCCTGAGAAGGCCAAGGGCGGGAGACTGCTTGTGAGGAGCTgtgacgatggcggcggcggcggcggcaggaatgGCAGACGTGTCGGTGTCTCAGTGGAAGCTGTCAATGGCGCTGTCAAGCTGAACGGCGCCGCGGTGGTGGCCGACGTTCGGCCatcggtggacggcggcggcggcgatgctttCCGGCTCGGCAAGTTTGTGGAAGGGAGGCTCGTGTACAGGCAGCAGTTTGTGATCAGGTCCTACGAGATCGGGCCTGACCGAACTGCCACCATGGAGACCATCATGAACCTCCTGCAG GAGACAGCTCTGAACCATGTGATGTGCTctgggctcgccggagacggcTTCGGCGCGACGCGGCAGATGAGCCTCAGGAAGCTCATCTGGGTGGTCACGAGGATCAACATCCAGGTCGACAAGTACAGCAGATG GGGAGATGTCGTCGAGATCGACACCTGGGTCGCGTCGTCAGGGAAGAACGGCATGCGCCGAGACTGGATCATCCGGGACCGCGACACCAAGAACATGATCGCAGGAGCCACAAG CAACTGGGTGATGATGAACCGAGAGACCCGGAGGCTGTCCAAGATCCCCGAGGAGGTCAGGCAGGAGGTGCTTCCCTTCTACCTGGAccggagcatcatcatcaccgccgccgacgccgacgccggcggccgcaAGATCGAGAAGCTTACTGACTCGACGGCGGAGCACATACGATCAGGACTAGCT CCCAGGTGGAGCGACATGGATGTCAACCAGCACGTCAACAACGTCAAGTACATCGGCTGGATCCTGGAG AGCGTGCCGCTGGACGTGCTGGAGGACTACCACCTGACGAGCATCACGCTCGACTACCGCCGGGAGTGCCACCAGTCGCAGCTCCTGGAGTCGCTCACCagcatgacgacgacgacggccgaGCCGCCactgccggcggcgagcagccgGTGCAGCGCCGACCTGCACAGCACGCATCTGATACGGCAGCAGGATGACGGAGCCGAGATCGTCAGGGCGCGTGCGGAGTGGCGTGGCAAGGAGCATCGAGGGGCGATGATGAACCAGCCCTGA
- the LOC120658086 gene encoding palmitoyl-acyl carrier protein thioesterase, chloroplastic-like isoform X2, translated as MATMPAPQAATRVVASGGRRLVFGKPEKAKGGRLLVRSCDDGGGGGGRNGRRVGVSVEAVNGAVKLNGAAVVADVRPSVDGGGGDAFRLGKFVEGRLVYRQQFVIRSYEIGPDRTATMETIMNLLQETALNHVMCSGLAGDGFGATRQMSLRKLIWVVTRINIQVDKYSRWGDVVEIDTWVASSGKNGMRRDWIIRDRDTKNMIAGATSNWVMMNRETRRLSKIPEEVRQEVLPFYLDRSIIITAADADAGGRKIEKLTDSTAEHIRSGLAVERHGCQPARQQRQVHRLDPGERAAGRAGGLPPDEHHARLPPGVPPVAAPGVAHQHDDDDGRAATAGGEQPVQRRPAQHASDTAAG; from the exons ATGGCGACGATGCCGGCGCCGCAAGCCGCAACGCGCGTCGTCgcctccggcggccggcggctcgtGTTCGGCAAGCCTGAGAAGGCCAAGGGCGGGAGACTGCTTGTGAGGAGCTgtgacgatggcggcggcggcggcggcaggaatgGCAGACGTGTCGGTGTCTCAGTGGAAGCTGTCAATGGCGCTGTCAAGCTGAACGGCGCCGCGGTGGTGGCCGACGTTCGGCCatcggtggacggcggcggcggcgatgctttCCGGCTCGGCAAGTTTGTGGAAGGGAGGCTCGTGTACAGGCAGCAGTTTGTGATCAGGTCCTACGAGATCGGGCCTGACCGAACTGCCACCATGGAGACCATCATGAACCTCCTGCAG GAGACAGCTCTGAACCATGTGATGTGCTctgggctcgccggagacggcTTCGGCGCGACGCGGCAGATGAGCCTCAGGAAGCTCATCTGGGTGGTCACGAGGATCAACATCCAGGTCGACAAGTACAGCAGATG GGGAGATGTCGTCGAGATCGACACCTGGGTCGCGTCGTCAGGGAAGAACGGCATGCGCCGAGACTGGATCATCCGGGACCGCGACACCAAGAACATGATCGCAGGAGCCACAAG CAACTGGGTGATGATGAACCGAGAGACCCGGAGGCTGTCCAAGATCCCCGAGGAGGTCAGGCAGGAGGTGCTTCCCTTCTACCTGGAccggagcatcatcatcaccgccgccgacgccgacgccggcggccgcaAGATCGAGAAGCTTACTGACTCGACGGCGGAGCACATACGATCAGGACTAGCT GTGGAGCGACATGGATGTCAACCAGCACGTCAACAACGTCAAGTACATCGGCTGGATCCTGGAG AGCGTGCCGCTGGACGTGCTGGAGGACTACCACCTGACGAGCATCACGCTCGACTACCGCCGGGAGTGCCACCAGTCGCAGCTCCTGGAGTCGCTCACCagcatgacgacgacgacggccgaGCCGCCactgccggcggcgagcagccgGTGCAGCGCCGACCTGCACAGCACGCATCTGATACGGCAGCAGGATGA
- the LOC120658088 gene encoding uncharacterized protein LOC120658088: protein MEGRPSKKISAAEAVLVGALSSGVNAPTWSVLKITFLLLALCFTAMLALAFSSKNFVIVGHVFLLITIGMVLFVLLNRFLAEVGLVPVEQQMQEMGIHKTEATDKEKRK, encoded by the exons ATGGAAGGGCGCCCCTCAAAAAAAATATCAGCTGCTGAAGCTGTCCTGGTGGGAGCATTGTCATCCGGTGTTAAT GCTCCCACGTGGTCTGTGCTGAAGATCACATTTTTGCTCCTGGCCTTATGTTTTACTGCAATGCTTGCTCTAGCATTTTCGTCGAAAAACTTTGTGATCGTTGGGCATGTTTTTCTGCTCATAACTATTGGCATGGTGCTATTTGTGCTGCTTAATAG GTTTCTGGCAGAAGTTGGGCTTGTGCCTGTTGAACAACAGATGCAGGAGATGGGCATCCACAAAACAGAAGCCACAGATAAAGAGAAAAGAAAGTAA
- the LOC120658087 gene encoding pentatricopeptide repeat-containing protein At3g26782, mitochondrial-like has product MAAAGVMPPHADPAPGPPLAAARSPTAPTADAQLRRDAPTPSLRALFLRAVDPSRPSSWSAAVADLLSAGDPAAALAAFAAALRANPAALRPALPPALRAAAAAASLAAGRQLHLLALRSGLFPSDAYSASALLHMYHHCARPLDARRAFDEIPAPNPIIVTAMASGCARNNLVYPALAIFRSMVASDSAGVVDEAAALVALSASARVPDRGVTGGIHALVAKVGLDGNASVANTMLDAYAKGGSRDLGAARKLFDMMERDAVSWSTMIALYAQNGLSAEALGLYNKMLNVGGGIRCNAVALSAVLLACTHAGAIQTGKRIHNQVVRLGLEENVYVGTSVVDMYSKCGRVEMARKAFHRIKEKNILSWSAMIAGYGMHGHGQEALEVFNEMRGSGLKPNYITFISVLAACSHAGLLNEGRHWYNAMRKEFGIEPGIEHYGCMVDLLGRARCLDEAYGLIKEMKVKPDAAMWGALLNACRIHKNVELAEIAANRLFELDATHSGCYVLLSNIYAEAGMWKDAERIRVLVKTRGLEKPPAYSSVELKGKTHLFYVGDKRHPQHKEIYAYLDKLLERMQEAGYAPNTGSVLHDLDEEEKESMLRIHSEKLAVAFALMNSVQGSVIHVIKNLRVCTDCHTAIKIITKLTGREIVVRDIKRFHHFKDGLCSCGDYW; this is encoded by the exons ATGGCGGCAGCAGGCGTCATGCCTCCGCACGCAGACCCGGCACCAGGTCCACCACTAGCCGCGGCGCGTAGCCCCACAGCTCCCACCGCCGACGCCCAACTCCGACGAGACGCCCCCACCCCGTCCCTCCGCGCGCTCTTCCTCCGCGCCGTGGACCCTTCCCGCCCCTCGTCATggtccgccgccgtcgcggaccTCCTctccgccggcgaccccgccgccgcgctggccgccttcgccgccgccctccgcgccaaccccgccgcgctccgcccgGCCCTGCCCCcggccctccgcgccgccgctgccgccgcctccctcgccgccggccgccagctCCACCTCCTCGCGCTCCGCTCGGGCCTCTTCCCCTCCGACGCCTACTCCGCCTCCGCCCTCCTCCACATGTACCACCACTGCGCCCGCCCGCTCGACGCCCGCAGGGCGTTCGACGAAATCCCCGCCCCCAACCCCATCATCGTCACCGCCATGGCTTCCGGCTGCGCGCGCAACAACCTCGTCTACCCCGCCCTCGCCATATTCCGCTCTATGGTCGCCTCTGATTCCGCCGGGGTGGTCGATGAGGCGGCCGCGCTGGTGGCGCTCTCTGCGTCTGCGCGCGTCCCCGACCGTGGCGTTACTGGTGGCATTCACGCTCTGGTTGCGAAGGTAGGCTTGGATGGGAATGCTAGCGTGGCTAACACGATGCTCGACGCCTATGCGAAAGGAGGCAGCCGTGACCTGGGAGCTGCGAGGAAGCTCTTTGATATGATGGAGAGGGATGCGGTGTCCTGGAGCACGATGATTGCGCTGTATGCACAGAATGGACTGTCAGCAGAGGCGCTCGGGTTGTATAATAAGATGCTGAATGTTGGTGGTGGCATTAGATGCAATGCCGTGGCTTTGTCAGCTGTGCTGCTGGCTTGCACGCATGCTGGGGCAATACAGACCGGAAAACGCATTCATAATCAG GTGGTAAGATTGGGTTTGGAGGAGAATGTCTATGTTGGAACTTCTGTGGTTGATATGTACAGCAAGTGTGGGAGAGTTGAAATGGCAAGGAAGGCCTTCCACAGAATCAAGGAAAAGAATATCCTTTCATGGTCTGCCATGATTGCTGGCTATGGCATGCATGGTCATGGGCAAGAGGCCCTTGAGGTTTTCAATGAGATGAGGGGGTCGGGGTTAAAGCCTAACTACATAACCTTTATCTCGGTTTTAGCTGCTTGCAGTCATGCTGGCCTTTTGAATGAGGGCCGTCATTGGTACAATGCCATGAGAAAAGAATTTGGAATTGAACCTGGCATAGAGCATTATGGATGCATGGTGGATCTTCTTGGTCGTGCTAGATGTCTTGATGAGGCTTATGGACTTATTAAAGAAATGAAGGTCAAACCTGATGCTGCTATGTGGGGAGCTCTACTAAATGCATGCCGGATCCATAAAAATGTTGAGCTGGCAGAAATTGCTGCGAATAGATTGTTTGAGTTGGATGCAACTCACTCTGGGTGCTATGTTCTCTTGTCCAATATATATGCAGAAGCGGGAATGTGGAAAGATGCGGAAAGAATTAGAGTTCTGGTTAAAACAAGAGGGTTAGAAAAGCCTCCAGCGTATAGCTCCGTTGAGTTGAAAGGTAAAACCCATTTGTTTTACGTCGGAGACAAGAGACACCCACAGCACAAGGAAATATATGCTTATTTGGATAAACTGCTTGAGAGAATGCAAGAAGCAGGCTATGCACCAAACACAGGTTCTGTTCTTCATGATTTGgatgaagaagaaaaagaatccATGTTGCGCATCCATAGTGAAAAGCTTGCTGTTGCTTTTGCGCTAATGAACTCTGTACAAGGATCAGTAATCCATGTCATAAAGAATCTCCGGGTCTGCACTGATTGCCATACAGCAATAAAGATTATTACAAAGCTTACTGGACGAGAGATTGTTGTTCGAGATATAAAGCGGTTTCATCATTTCAAGGATGGATTGTGCTCATGTGGGGATTATTGGTGA